A stretch of Microcystis aeruginosa FD4 DNA encodes these proteins:
- a CDS encoding DEAD/DEAH box helicase: MNQPLDPAALLRAGQKLGQPLPDGLGVGKSVTSPQYGTGKVTGWLGNRLIVKFPGYSVPLQFPNWQESIASGELVLAEITPSESSPSTPAILAAIQSLKKPEFRAIATELAERLTYITVIPAIKGRLHPIPSDLLPVLTTALAKIGIDSLYEHQLEALTLLRQGKDIVIATPTASGKTLCYNLAILESCLRSSEPTALYLFPLKALAFDQTRKLQTLNEALPPNASLKIGQMTGDTSQSERWKLFYPDIPRILAVSPDLLHYQLEKIRGGSQAQGWRNFLRSLRWVVIDEAHTYTGAFGAHFANLTRRLRRAVDSVGGNSDRLQFICTSATLGNPVELLERFGGRADEPKQLKAMDTGRGTTASKTFLSLAPTGSPNPDTVRIVLSLLQQELSGIVFCYSRTTVKNLLKLLAKEAENWGNAGLARRVAPFYGSMQSEQRRRLIQQLETGKIRVLLSTSALEAGIDLPELDCCIIRGYPGSIMSFRQRIGRVGRRRSGLVIFLPIADDPLDHYYGTYPERLLSDGVENVAFNPDYPTLLAKHLLCCCAESGLGVNEVLPRFGEVGGRLADELLRQNKLFLKANGFLHAVGMPHHSVNLRGNPQQSVKLIDLTTKETIEEMGLELAHREVFPDALYTAIDEEGRRVVYQCRELNEENHTASLEPLGCDSDLSTQPETDLTVASRVLLTEPKILSTPFPDARLRIRLHWGEITSSVTGYQRLKRQYRLTCTNPHCSGYHLPLKGKSCPQCHRSLRTAEITDVEQKITFPTPYRTSYEAPVLKIELNPGVTTAIREEVARLRKNLTDRYGDNIPDTLKDLWTSAPDWLALHSMGHQLIFAVPLLVLSSRSDVNFVVEREDKRRVGYFFDTCDGGNGATEAIFQNLPRLADKARTLVEACDCEYGCPRCLTQHGCPQRNEGLNRDLGLFLLKAIGESASSIE; encoded by the coding sequence ATGAACCAGCCCCTCGATCCCGCAGCCCTGCTCCGTGCCGGTCAAAAATTGGGTCAACCCCTACCCGACGGTCTCGGTGTCGGTAAATCGGTCACTTCGCCACAATACGGCACGGGAAAAGTGACGGGCTGGTTGGGCAATCGATTGATCGTCAAGTTCCCGGGCTATTCTGTCCCCCTACAGTTCCCAAACTGGCAAGAATCGATCGCTTCGGGCGAGTTAGTCTTAGCCGAGATAACACCATCCGAGTCCTCTCCATCGACCCCCGCAATTCTGGCAGCTATTCAAAGTCTCAAGAAGCCCGAATTCCGGGCGATTGCTACCGAATTAGCGGAAAGATTGACTTACATCACCGTCATTCCCGCCATTAAGGGACGGTTACACCCGATACCCTCCGATCTTTTGCCCGTGCTAACAACCGCTCTAGCTAAAATCGGGATCGATTCGCTCTACGAACATCAACTGGAAGCCCTGACCTTATTGCGACAGGGCAAAGATATCGTCATCGCCACCCCCACAGCTTCTGGCAAGACGCTCTGTTATAACCTCGCCATTCTCGAATCCTGTCTCAGGTCGTCGGAACCGACCGCTCTCTATCTCTTTCCCCTCAAAGCTCTGGCCTTCGACCAGACCAGGAAGTTACAAACCCTGAACGAGGCGTTGCCACCGAACGCTAGTTTGAAAATCGGACAGATGACGGGGGATACCTCGCAGTCCGAACGATGGAAATTGTTTTATCCCGATATTCCCCGGATTCTAGCGGTCAGTCCCGATTTACTCCATTACCAGCTAGAGAAAATACGCGGGGGAAGTCAAGCGCAGGGATGGCGAAATTTCTTGCGCTCCCTACGTTGGGTGGTAATCGACGAAGCTCACACCTACACCGGCGCGTTCGGGGCGCATTTCGCCAATCTTACCCGTCGTCTCCGGCGGGCGGTCGATAGTGTCGGCGGCAATAGCGATCGCTTACAATTTATCTGCACTTCGGCCACGCTCGGAAATCCCGTCGAGTTGTTGGAGCGTTTTGGGGGTCGTGCCGACGAACCGAAACAGCTAAAAGCAATGGATACGGGTCGGGGAACCACCGCGTCCAAAACTTTCCTTTCCCTCGCACCGACGGGTTCCCCCAATCCCGACACGGTGCGGATCGTCCTCTCCCTTCTCCAACAAGAACTGAGCGGTATCGTTTTCTGTTACTCGCGCACCACCGTCAAGAACTTGCTGAAACTGCTCGCTAAAGAAGCCGAAAACTGGGGAAACGCAGGGTTAGCGCGACGGGTAGCACCCTTTTACGGTTCCATGCAGTCCGAACAACGTCGTCGCCTGATCCAACAGTTAGAAACCGGGAAGATTAGGGTTCTCCTCTCCACATCGGCACTGGAAGCGGGAATCGACCTCCCCGAACTCGATTGTTGCATTATCCGCGGTTATCCCGGTTCGATCATGTCTTTCCGGCAAAGGATCGGCCGGGTCGGACGACGGCGAAGCGGTCTGGTTATCTTCCTACCGATCGCCGATGATCCTCTCGATCACTACTACGGAACCTATCCAGAGCGATTACTATCGGACGGAGTAGAAAATGTCGCCTTCAATCCCGACTACCCGACCCTGCTGGCCAAACACCTGCTCTGCTGTTGTGCTGAGAGCGGATTAGGGGTAAATGAGGTACTACCCCGTTTCGGAGAGGTGGGCGGACGGCTGGCCGATGAATTATTACGACAGAACAAGCTTTTTCTGAAAGCTAACGGTTTTTTGCACGCCGTCGGAATGCCCCACCACTCGGTCAACCTTCGGGGCAACCCCCAACAATCGGTAAAATTGATAGACCTGACCACTAAGGAGACGATCGAGGAGATGGGTTTGGAGTTAGCCCACCGTGAGGTCTTCCCTGATGCGCTCTATACCGCAATCGACGAGGAAGGCCGACGGGTGGTGTACCAGTGCCGCGAACTGAACGAGGAGAACCACACCGCATCGCTAGAACCTCTCGGTTGCGATAGCGATCTCTCGACCCAACCGGAAACCGACCTAACGGTAGCCTCCAGAGTGCTACTGACAGAACCGAAGATTCTCTCGACCCCGTTCCCCGACGCACGGCTCAGAATACGTCTGCACTGGGGTGAAATCACCTCCTCGGTCACGGGTTATCAACGCTTAAAACGCCAGTACCGTCTTACTTGCACCAATCCTCACTGTTCGGGCTATCATCTGCCCCTCAAGGGCAAAAGCTGCCCGCAATGTCACCGCTCTCTACGAACGGCCGAGATCACCGATGTCGAGCAGAAAATCACTTTTCCGACCCCGTACCGCACCAGCTACGAGGCTCCCGTCTTAAAAATCGAACTCAATCCTGGAGTCACGACCGCTATCCGCGAGGAAGTCGCCCGTCTCAGAAAGAACCTTACCGATCGCTACGGTGATAACATTCCCGACACCCTCAAAGACCTCTGGACGAGCGCACCGGATTGGTTAGCCCTGCACAGTATGGGGCATCAACTGATCTTTGCCGTCCCTCTACTGGTACTTTCCTCGCGATCAGATGTCAATTTCGTGGTCGAACGGGAGGATAAACGAAGGGTCGGTTATTTCTTCGATACTTGCGACGGTGGCAACGGGGCTACGGAAGCGATTTTTCAGAACCTACCCCGACTGGCAGACAAAGCGCGGACGCTGGTTGAAGCCTGTGATTGTGAGTACGGCTGTCCCCGTTGCCTAACCCAACACGGTTGTCCCCAACGAAACGAGGGGTTGAATCGGGATTTGGGACTGTTTTTATTGAAAGCGATCGGGGAAAGCGCGTCCTCGATCGAGTGA
- a CDS encoding nucleotidyltransferase family protein: MKKTTLPINLSQEEIKQFCQRHSICKLSLFGSVLRDDFTRESDVDVLVEFEQGKTPGLAIITMEDELSNIINRQIDLRTSADLSRYFREQVLAEAIVIYEQN; encoded by the coding sequence ATGAAAAAAACAACTCTTCCTATTAATTTATCTCAAGAAGAAATTAAACAATTTTGTCAGCGTCACTCGATCTGCAAGTTATCTTTATTTGGTTCAGTATTAAGGGATGATTTTACAAGAGAAAGTGATGTTGATGTTTTAGTAGAATTTGAACAAGGGAAGACTCCTGGTTTAGCTATTATTACGATGGAAGATGAGTTATCAAATATAATAAATCGCCAGATAGATTTAAGAACATCGGCAGATTTAAGCCGTTATTTTCGTGAGCAAGTCTTGGCAGAAGCTATAGTTATTTATGAGCAAAATTGA
- a CDS encoding pilus assembly FimT family protein — translation MRQSGHTLIEMLVTLTLIAVLLLIGFSILSRLIAELRLDMATFELSQHWKFTRFDAMGSGTTPTALCMKDDGRIEVAKIAGDDCETVSEWQSLTDGVDIDTANSTLRRVSGVGGNNGTIYRVSWADTRGGLGGSWGQLGRLTLTAQGTNAKRCLFLFRVDGSWDIREDNRCQR, via the coding sequence ATGCGTCAATCCGGCCACACCCTTATCGAAATGCTCGTCACCTTAACCCTAATCGCTGTCCTGCTGCTGATCGGTTTTTCTATACTTTCGAGATTAATAGCAGAACTACGCCTAGATATGGCCACCTTTGAACTTTCCCAACATTGGAAGTTTACCCGCTTCGATGCTATGGGAAGTGGAACCACCCCCACCGCCCTCTGCATGAAAGACGACGGACGGATCGAGGTGGCCAAGATAGCCGGCGACGATTGCGAGACGGTCAGCGAATGGCAGTCTCTGACGGACGGGGTGGACATCGACACCGCTAATTCGACCCTGAGAAGAGTTAGCGGTGTCGGGGGAAACAACGGCACGATCTACCGGGTTAGTTGGGCAGACACGAGAGGCGGTCTGGGCGGTTCTTGGGGACAGTTAGGCCGACTGACACTGACCGCCCAGGGAACAAACGCCAAACGCTGTCTATTTTTATTCCGTGTCGATGGTTCATGGGATATCCGCGAAGACAACCGATGCCAGAGATGA
- a CDS encoding type II toxin-antitoxin system VapC family toxin: MTLKYLLDTNILSEAKRPHPNQKVMTKLRLSKREIATATLVIHELLFGCFRLPLSKKRQDLEDYVNNVILANLPLFDYDLKSAQYHARERSRLSKVGKSPAFVDGQIASIAFTNNLTLVTNNVDDFKDFKGLVIENWFL, from the coding sequence ATGACTCTCAAATATTTGCTAGATACTAATATTTTGTCAGAGGCTAAACGACCTCACCCGAATCAGAAGGTCATGACGAAGCTACGATTATCTAAACGGGAAATAGCCACAGCTACTCTAGTAATCCATGAGCTATTATTTGGTTGTTTTCGACTTCCTCTGTCTAAAAAACGCCAAGACTTAGAGGATTATGTAAATAACGTTATTTTAGCCAATCTACCTTTATTCGATTATGACTTAAAATCAGCCCAATATCACGCACGGGAAAGGTCAAGGTTGTCTAAAGTCGGCAAGAGTCCTGCTTTTGTCGATGGTCAAATAGCGTCTATTGCTTTTACCAACAATTTGACTTTAGTTACAAATAATGTTGATGATTTTAAAGATTTTAAGGGTTTAGTGATTGAAAATTGGTTTCTCTAA
- a CDS encoding HepT-like ribonuclease domain-containing protein, whose protein sequence is MSKIDNLTRLKHIRDSAKEALSFVNNRTRQDLDDDRMLSLALVRLIEIMGEAANNVSEPCQVKYFKIPWRQIIGMRNRIVHAYFDIDLDIVWQVITQDLGLLLIEVEKAIKELEA, encoded by the coding sequence ATGAGCAAAATTGATAATTTAACTCGGCTAAAACACATCAGAGATTCAGCAAAAGAGGCATTATCTTTTGTAAATAATCGCACCAGACAAGATTTAGATGACGATAGGATGTTATCTTTAGCTCTCGTAAGATTAATTGAAATAATGGGCGAAGCTGCTAATAATGTTTCTGAACCTTGCCAAGTTAAGTATTTTAAAATCCCTTGGCGACAAATCATCGGCATGAGAAATCGTATTGTTCATGCTTATTTTGATATTGACTTAGATATTGTCTGGCAAGTAATCACTCAAGATTTAGGTTTACTTTTGATTGAAGTTGAAAAGGCAATTAAAGAATTGGAAGCGTAA
- a CDS encoding DUF29 domain-containing protein, which produces MSCNQSDRANALYESDFYGWTELQANVLANRQVEALDWQNLREEIISLGKQEYRELVSRLTVLVGHLLKWEYQPDKRSRSWFLTIREQRRAIRRHLQGNPSLKSRIPTALSDAFEAGVDLALRDTDLPIRTFPSHCLFTFEDIMADHFLCDTSQDWP; this is translated from the coding sequence ATGAGTTGCAATCAGTCAGATCGAGCGAATGCCCTGTATGAATCCGACTTCTACGGCTGGACAGAGCTACAAGCGAACGTTCTAGCCAACCGACAGGTAGAAGCACTGGACTGGCAAAACTTACGGGAGGAAATCATTTCCTTGGGTAAACAAGAATATCGAGAACTGGTGAGCCGTCTGACCGTTTTGGTAGGACATCTTCTCAAATGGGAATATCAGCCAGATAAACGTTCTCGCAGCTGGTTTTTGACGATTAGAGAACAGAGACGAGCGATCAGACGGCATCTACAGGGCAATCCTAGTTTAAAATCCCGGATACCGACGGCTTTATCCGATGCTTTCGAGGCCGGAGTCGATTTGGCTTTGCGAGACACGGATTTACCGATACGGACTTTTCCCTCTCACTGTCTTTTCACCTTCGAGGACATCATGGCCGACCATTTCCTCTGCGATACCAGTCAGGATTGGCCATGA
- a CDS encoding helix-turn-helix domain-containing protein — MDLAKRQRLEAAGWKVGTVEEFLELTPVESELIELKLALGRKLKEIRKSQNISQKELAKRMESSQSRVAKIESGDPSVSLDLITRALCLSGVTRRQIAEAIISSDVSSEDDLV; from the coding sequence ATGGATTTAGCTAAGCGTCAACGTTTAGAAGCGGCGGGCTGGAAGGTGGGAACAGTAGAGGAATTTCTAGAGCTTACGCCCGTAGAATCCGAGCTTATCGAACTCAAACTAGCCCTCGGTAGAAAATTAAAAGAAATTAGAAAAAGTCAAAACATTTCTCAAAAAGAGTTAGCAAAAAGAATGGAATCGAGCCAGTCGCGAGTGGCGAAAATTGAATCGGGTGATCCCTCGGTTTCACTTGACCTGATAACCCGCGCCCTTTGTTTATCGGGGGTCACACGTCGGCAGATTGCGGAGGCAATTATTAGCTCGGATGTTAGTTCCGAAGACGATCTCGTGTAG
- a CDS encoding AbrB family transcriptional regulator: MKIKEFKIIAMELVTLDRSRCIQIPETLLEQLGIEYDSQFQVEVQDGKLVLNPIKEEPKVYYENDVLVVDSQLLVNPEAFIEELRQERMNELML, encoded by the coding sequence ATGAAGATAAAAGAATTCAAGATAATTGCCATGGAATTAGTGACGCTCGATCGAAGTAGATGTATTCAAATTCCTGAAACTTTGCTGGAACAACTAGGCATTGAATATGATAGTCAATTTCAGGTAGAAGTTCAAGATGGTAAGCTAGTCTTAAATCCAATTAAGGAAGAGCCAAAGGTTTATTACGAGAATGATGTTTTGGTTGTTGACAGCCAATTGCTAGTTAATCCTGAAGCTTTTATCGAGGAGCTTAGACAAGAAAGAATGAATGAGCTAATGTTGTGA